Proteins co-encoded in one Leucobacter exalbidus genomic window:
- a CDS encoding PP2C family protein-serine/threonine phosphatase produces the protein MNTIGGLHAHYETSSTQSVVLEAAARTHVGVVRKANEDSMIAERPIFLVADGMGGHEAGDLASAAAIDAFRALVGTTLQLRPADVDAAIEVARAAVLEIAGHTERGAGCTLTGVVLVEHLNEPCWYVVNIGDSRVYEHTGASLMQLTNDHSLRAELQAAGSANAAKAPRNVITRALGSEDSRHDAWLIPVTTGSRLLLCSDGLTTEVSDEEIRAVLTVGGRPDAVADELVRRACEAGGRDNVTVVIVDTVAGAAEHDDDHEDFGSTMDATIEITRPVRR, from the coding sequence ATGAACACGATAGGCGGGCTGCACGCCCACTACGAAACCTCTTCCACCCAGTCGGTGGTGCTCGAGGCGGCTGCGCGCACCCACGTTGGGGTGGTGCGCAAGGCGAACGAAGACAGCATGATCGCCGAGCGGCCGATCTTCTTGGTCGCTGACGGCATGGGCGGGCACGAGGCGGGCGACCTGGCGAGCGCCGCGGCCATCGACGCGTTTCGGGCGCTCGTGGGCACGACCCTGCAGCTGCGCCCGGCAGATGTTGACGCGGCCATTGAGGTGGCGCGGGCGGCGGTGCTCGAGATTGCGGGCCACACCGAGCGCGGGGCGGGGTGCACCCTCACCGGAGTGGTGCTCGTCGAACACCTCAACGAGCCGTGCTGGTATGTCGTGAATATCGGTGATTCGCGGGTTTACGAGCACACGGGTGCCTCGCTGATGCAGCTCACCAACGACCACTCGCTGCGGGCAGAACTGCAGGCGGCGGGCAGCGCGAATGCCGCGAAGGCACCGCGCAACGTGATTACGCGGGCGCTCGGTTCAGAAGACTCGCGGCACGATGCCTGGCTGATTCCGGTGACCACCGGGTCGCGGCTGCTGCTGTGCTCTGACGGCCTCACCACCGAGGTGAGTGACGAAGAGATTCGGGCCGTGCTGACGGTGGGCGGGCGGCCAGACGCCGTCGCCGATGAACTGGTGCGGCGGGCATGCGAGGCGGGCGGGCGTGACAACGTCACCGTCGTCATCGTCGATACGGTCGCCGGGGCGGCAGAACACGACGACGACCACGAAGACTTTGGGTCAACGATGGACGCGACCATCGAGATCACGCGGCCGGTGCGACGATGA
- a CDS encoding DUF3488 domain-containing protein → MKPQASAPKPRAPKARALKSPAGLSQAAQHRLAGLSAAAVALSLGVLAAQPIYRTPWLWLVALVALVLGCGIAWARDRWRLSPPVVIAALLAAFIVTVVPVAVPQSLNTGSLSGIITGLGDGLAATALGWKQLLTLTLPVGTYRTALVPFYLVALASAFVIMLLAGRSRRVAVFAAVPMVAPVIFGTVFGASEVSAPLKAGPLTIVAPIESLLWLGITLAAAIWIAWTSGSERRAALKLGRAEGEYPVRRGSLARGGVGALIVVVCLAGGALLAPVLDTGARAVPRDTVDPELVVRDRPSPLASYRNAKRDADIDRVLFTLSGNNGLPERLRLAVLDAYDGVDFHVSDGTAGLFTRFPSGAALNSASEVTVQIGEGYADVWAPTATLGSPPAFGGPRAEELADGFYVNRETGGAIAFSGSKSSVQGLTEGDSYRAQMEIAPQGTTLGDPVSDAPLIDLETVPELDRWVQAQGISATEEGVATLVKLLRERGYLSHSLTNSEGEQAWLDRLAKAYGTKFESSAGGHSLARIETLFTQLNEQQSAAGEKPRAGMLVAGIGDDEQFATAAALAARALGYDSRVVVGVRTGGDEVPGVAVCEQDCTGEMLAAWVEVRGDRGDWVAFDVTPQAEQRPQRIEEGEQLPEHPTTPEERDAQEVDPPIGLGEQGESSASDTPPEQAPWLGPLLRVVGLSLGAALLLALPLLFLPVAKRLRARSRKRDVQPELRAVGAWAEMVDRARDAGVNVPDRGTRREVAAVLATRPAIWAAAEVDRAVFARETVTPEQVATLWEAVQADGDERRQGMTPWQRLRALYSLRSYGIVLGRPQTPAPEGEGA, encoded by the coding sequence GTGAAGCCCCAGGCGAGCGCGCCGAAGCCCCGCGCACCGAAGGCCCGCGCGCTGAAATCACCAGCCGGCCTGTCTCAGGCCGCGCAGCACCGCCTTGCGGGTCTGAGCGCGGCCGCGGTCGCCCTGAGCCTCGGCGTGCTCGCCGCGCAACCGATCTACCGCACCCCGTGGCTGTGGCTTGTGGCGCTCGTCGCGCTCGTGCTCGGCTGCGGCATTGCGTGGGCGCGAGACCGGTGGCGGCTGAGCCCGCCAGTGGTGATCGCCGCGCTGCTGGCCGCATTCATTGTGACGGTGGTGCCGGTGGCGGTGCCGCAGTCACTCAACACCGGGTCGCTGTCGGGCATCATCACGGGACTCGGCGACGGCCTCGCCGCCACCGCCCTCGGCTGGAAGCAACTGCTCACCCTCACCCTGCCCGTGGGCACCTACCGCACGGCGCTCGTACCGTTCTATCTGGTGGCGCTCGCGAGCGCGTTTGTGATCATGCTGCTGGCGGGCCGGTCACGCCGCGTCGCCGTATTTGCGGCGGTGCCGATGGTCGCACCGGTGATCTTTGGCACCGTGTTTGGGGCGTCAGAGGTGAGCGCGCCGCTGAAGGCTGGCCCGCTGACCATCGTCGCCCCGATCGAATCACTGCTGTGGCTGGGCATCACGCTCGCCGCGGCGATCTGGATCGCCTGGACCTCGGGCAGCGAACGCCGGGCCGCCCTCAAACTGGGCCGCGCCGAGGGCGAGTACCCGGTGCGCCGGGGCAGCCTGGCGCGCGGCGGCGTGGGCGCCCTGATCGTGGTCGTCTGCCTCGCGGGCGGCGCGCTGCTCGCCCCCGTGCTCGACACGGGTGCACGGGCGGTGCCGCGCGACACGGTGGACCCCGAGCTCGTCGTGCGCGACCGGCCTAGCCCACTCGCGTCATACCGCAACGCGAAACGCGACGCCGATATCGACCGCGTGCTCTTTACTCTCTCGGGTAACAACGGGCTGCCTGAACGGCTGCGGCTCGCGGTGCTCGATGCCTACGACGGGGTCGATTTTCACGTCAGTGACGGCACCGCCGGCCTGTTCACCAGGTTCCCGAGCGGCGCCGCGCTGAACAGCGCGAGCGAGGTCACCGTGCAGATCGGTGAGGGCTACGCCGATGTGTGGGCGCCCACCGCGACCCTCGGCTCGCCCCCGGCGTTTGGCGGCCCGCGGGCCGAAGAGCTCGCCGACGGCTTCTACGTCAACCGTGAAACCGGGGGAGCGATTGCGTTCTCTGGCTCGAAATCGAGCGTGCAGGGCCTCACCGAGGGCGATAGCTACCGTGCCCAGATGGAGATCGCACCGCAGGGCACCACGCTCGGCGACCCCGTCTCAGACGCCCCGCTCATCGACCTTGAGACGGTGCCCGAGCTTGACCGGTGGGTGCAGGCCCAGGGAATTTCGGCGACCGAAGAGGGCGTCGCCACCCTGGTGAAGCTGCTGCGCGAGCGCGGCTACCTGAGCCACTCGCTGACCAATAGCGAGGGCGAACAGGCCTGGCTTGACCGGCTCGCCAAGGCGTACGGCACCAAGTTTGAATCGAGCGCGGGCGGCCACTCGCTCGCCCGCATCGAGACCCTGTTCACGCAGCTCAACGAGCAGCAGAGCGCGGCGGGCGAAAAGCCCCGCGCCGGCATGCTCGTGGCCGGTATCGGTGACGATGAACAGTTCGCCACCGCGGCCGCACTTGCCGCGCGCGCTCTCGGCTACGACTCACGCGTCGTCGTGGGCGTGCGCACGGGCGGCGACGAGGTGCCCGGCGTTGCCGTGTGCGAACAGGATTGCACGGGCGAGATGCTCGCGGCCTGGGTTGAGGTGCGGGGCGACCGCGGCGATTGGGTTGCGTTCGATGTCACGCCGCAGGCCGAGCAGCGGCCGCAGCGCATCGAAGAGGGCGAGCAGTTGCCCGAGCATCCCACGACCCCCGAGGAGCGTGACGCACAAGAGGTTGATCCGCCGATCGGCCTGGGCGAGCAAGGCGAAAGCTCGGCAAGCGATACCCCGCCCGAGCAGGCGCCCTGGTTGGGGCCGCTGCTGCGCGTGGTGGGGCTGTCGCTGGGCGCAGCGCTGCTGCTCGCGCTGCCACTACTGTTCTTGCCGGTCGCGAAGCGGCTGCGGGCGAGGTCGCGCAAGCGCGACGTGCAGCCCGAGTTGCGGGCCGTGGGCGCGTGGGCAGAAATGGTCGATCGTGCGCGCGATGCTGGCGTGAATGTTCCGGATCGCGGCACCCGCCGCGAGGTCGCAGCCGTGCTCGCGACCAGGCCAGCAATCTGGGCCGCCGCCGAGGTCGATCGGGCCGTGTTCGCGCGCGAGACCGTGACACCCGAGCAGGTGGCGACGCTGTGGGAAGCGGTGCAGGCCGACGGCGATGAACGTCGCCAGGGCATGACGCCGTGGCAGCGCCTGCGTGCGCTGTACTCGCTGCGCTCATATGGAATTGTGTTGGGGCGGCCGCAAACGCCGGCCCCGGAAGGCGAGGGTGCATGA
- a CDS encoding helix-turn-helix transcriptional regulator: protein MHTGTLDHVTGTRKKRAGERIRQFWASDDPAKLLRDWWGGTPSEGRGGAALVRAAQKGYDWQVRDVHRSRNTWILDSPDLIKRRVGDYRAIRGLTIDEVADAAHVDPQVVSMLERQGVTPTTNRDAARVIRALDIKFMKIVAERASND, encoded by the coding sequence TTGCACACCGGCACCCTGGATCACGTCACCGGCACCCGCAAGAAGCGGGCGGGTGAACGCATACGACAGTTCTGGGCGTCAGATGACCCAGCGAAGCTGCTGCGTGACTGGTGGGGCGGCACGCCATCTGAGGGGAGAGGGGGCGCTGCCCTGGTGCGTGCTGCTCAGAAGGGTTATGACTGGCAGGTACGAGATGTTCACCGCTCACGTAACACCTGGATTCTGGATTCACCTGACTTGATTAAGCGCAGAGTGGGGGACTACCGCGCCATCCGCGGGTTGACCATCGATGAAGTGGCAGACGCCGCGCATGTAGACCCTCAAGTGGTCAGCATGCTGGAACGTCAAGGTGTCACCCCTACGACAAACAGGGATGCCGCCCGAGTGATCAGGGCACTGGACATCAAGTTCATGAAAATTGTGGCAGAAAGGGCGAGCAATGACTGA
- a CDS encoding endonuclease/exonuclease/phosphatase family protein — MKVISYNLRKNRAATELEALVDDHETDVLCLQEAEAITLPSHLGRMSLVHATERNRLGLAVYVKSDRYHARAARTFELKKSLHDRILSPAHERLLGVRLLDRETERDFVVASFHAAPLTALNSLRRHQIHAALDGLKALGPGLPALMVGDYNYPVFKGRLDTEMRDNGYELNLSDKRTYTRYRMFRGHFDFATSMGIDVGSVRTLDRGLSDHLPILVEAELRQHAEYLQAAA, encoded by the coding sequence ATGAAGGTCATCAGCTACAACCTGCGCAAGAACCGTGCCGCGACCGAGCTCGAGGCACTGGTCGACGATCACGAAACCGACGTGTTGTGCTTGCAGGAAGCTGAGGCGATCACCCTTCCGAGTCATCTGGGGCGCATGTCACTCGTGCACGCCACCGAGCGCAACCGCTTGGGGCTCGCGGTGTATGTGAAGTCAGATCGCTACCACGCGCGGGCTGCCCGCACGTTTGAGCTGAAGAAGTCGCTGCACGATCGCATCCTGTCGCCCGCGCACGAGCGGCTGCTGGGGGTGCGCCTGCTTGATCGCGAGACGGAGCGTGACTTCGTGGTCGCATCGTTCCACGCGGCACCGCTGACGGCGCTGAACTCACTGCGGCGCCACCAGATTCACGCGGCGCTCGACGGCTTGAAGGCGCTCGGCCCAGGCCTGCCCGCGCTGATGGTGGGGGATTACAACTACCCCGTGTTCAAAGGCCGCCTCGATACCGAGATGCGCGACAACGGCTACGAGCTGAACCTCAGCGACAAGCGCACCTACACGCGGTACCGCATGTTCCGCGGGCACTTCGACTTTGCGACCTCGATGGGGATCGACGTCGGCAGCGTGCGCACCCTCGATCGCGGGCTCTCTGACCACCTGCCGATCTTGGTCGAGGCAGAGCTGCGGCAGCACGCCGAGTACCTGCAGGCCGCGGCCTAA
- a CDS encoding DUF5684 domain-containing protein: MHLLEVVNPLTPDMTPVFVIAGIWGFVGIALYVWYLWSLSKLFPLLGVKGAWGWIPVWNQWQLLQRGGLPGWLVLLVLVPGLGSFAVLVVTIIAIHRLNTEFGKGGGFTVLGAFIPPLWAMLLTNHISDGRYGAAAGWAPVNDQSGSSANGAGVLRGLPRANVQPMQQAQGQGLSAQSLGQPAHAQQVQPQPQRSVFAPPSQGAPQGAAPAAAPIAAPVSAADATRGAAINQAASAPGAAVPAVPAPPGTTRSGWGFSNTTEGAYERLASEERGAHGAAPLGAQVPQQPFSWPAPQTDVAESPSIFDAPGQQDPAQPMQQVPATQAPFAPQAQQPAPAQAAPAYQDQAEPAQQPAQAQPAPESSIFGQPIVEIPAQAAPVAPATTVAAATPAADLAATPTAEASSPQQPAAESPAAEEFAAETPAIETPSNEATIDEALVAAPVTADVLNADASADTAAPDLLSTDFPAPAAESVVAAPAAVPAPAAAPQGLAEQLLGSPARAESPSLEAPQPVAAPAVLPVIAPVAPIAPVAPVAPAGTSDDDFGEYDSDEDSTIVVHRASRWALELPDGELIELPGYDVIVGRRPDETSTATPVKISDPTRTLSKSHVRMRRTGEIWTIEDLFSTNGVALIDETGATIALEAGHERATTERMLIGTLEVRLVRL; the protein is encoded by the coding sequence ATGCACCTACTCGAGGTTGTTAACCCGTTGACGCCAGATATGACACCGGTCTTTGTGATCGCTGGGATCTGGGGATTCGTCGGCATTGCCTTGTACGTCTGGTACCTGTGGTCGCTGTCGAAGCTGTTTCCGCTGCTGGGCGTCAAGGGTGCCTGGGGCTGGATTCCCGTATGGAACCAGTGGCAGCTGCTGCAGCGCGGTGGTCTGCCCGGTTGGCTGGTGCTGCTCGTGCTCGTGCCCGGCCTGGGCTCGTTTGCGGTGCTGGTCGTCACGATCATTGCGATCCACCGCCTGAACACTGAGTTTGGCAAGGGCGGCGGGTTCACCGTGCTCGGCGCGTTCATTCCGCCGCTGTGGGCGATGCTGCTGACCAACCACATCTCTGACGGTCGCTACGGTGCGGCCGCGGGCTGGGCTCCGGTGAATGATCAATCCGGATCATCGGCGAACGGTGCTGGCGTGCTGCGCGGTCTGCCGCGCGCAAATGTGCAGCCGATGCAGCAGGCTCAGGGTCAGGGCCTGTCGGCTCAGAGTCTGGGCCAGCCGGCTCATGCGCAGCAGGTGCAGCCTCAGCCCCAGCGTTCGGTGTTCGCACCGCCGTCGCAGGGCGCTCCGCAGGGTGCGGCACCGGCGGCCGCGCCAATCGCGGCTCCTGTTTCTGCGGCCGACGCCACTCGTGGCGCGGCGATCAACCAGGCTGCGAGTGCGCCCGGTGCCGCGGTACCCGCAGTACCCGCACCTCCCGGGACAACCCGCAGCGGCTGGGGTTTCAGCAACACGACCGAGGGTGCTTACGAGCGTCTCGCGTCTGAAGAACGTGGCGCGCACGGCGCAGCCCCGCTGGGCGCGCAGGTGCCGCAGCAGCCGTTCTCGTGGCCCGCACCGCAGACCGACGTCGCAGAATCACCCAGCATCTTTGATGCGCCTGGCCAGCAGGATCCGGCTCAGCCGATGCAGCAGGTGCCCGCAACGCAGGCGCCGTTCGCACCGCAGGCGCAGCAGCCCGCACCGGCTCAGGCCGCGCCCGCTTACCAGGATCAGGCCGAGCCCGCGCAGCAGCCTGCTCAGGCGCAGCCGGCCCCCGAGTCATCGATCTTTGGCCAGCCCATCGTCGAGATCCCGGCACAGGCAGCGCCCGTAGCCCCTGCAACGACCGTAGCGGCCGCGACCCCCGCAGCTGACCTCGCTGCAACGCCGACCGCTGAGGCGAGCAGCCCGCAGCAGCCCGCAGCTGAGTCCCCGGCAGCTGAAGAGTTCGCGGCCGAGACGCCGGCCATTGAAACACCCAGCAATGAGGCCACCATCGATGAGGCCCTCGTGGCAGCACCTGTTACCGCCGACGTGCTGAACGCAGATGCATCGGCAGATACCGCGGCTCCTGATCTGCTGTCCACTGACTTCCCGGCTCCGGCCGCTGAGTCAGTCGTCGCAGCTCCCGCTGCGGTGCCCGCTCCCGCCGCAGCCCCGCAGGGTCTCGCTGAGCAGCTGCTCGGCAGCCCGGCACGCGCTGAGTCACCCAGCCTCGAAGCACCGCAGCCCGTGGCTGCCCCGGCGGTCCTGCCCGTGATCGCCCCCGTGGCTCCGATCGCTCCGGTCGCCCCCGTGGCCCCGGCCGGCACGAGCGACGACGACTTCGGCGAGTATGACTCCGACGAAGACAGCACGATCGTGGTGCACCGGGCCAGCCGGTGGGCACTCGAACTGCCCGACGGTGAACTGATTGAGCTCCCGGGGTACGACGTGATCGTGGGCCGCAGGCCCGATGAGACGAGCACGGCGACGCCGGTGAAGATCAGCGACCCGACGCGCACGCTGTCGAAATCACACGTGCGCATGCGACGCACGGGCGAGATCTGGACGATCGAGGATCTCTTCTCAACGAACGGTGTCGCACTGATCGATGAGACCGGAGCCACCATTGCGCTCGAAGCCGGTCACGAGCGGGCCACCACCGAGCGCATGCTCATCGGAACCCTCGAAGTACGACTCGTACGTCTTTAA